Below is a genomic region from Flavobacterium ginsengisoli.
CGAAGGCGAAAAACGTTTCGATATGGTCGTTCGAGTAGAAGACAATGGAAGAAAAGGAATTGAAGATGTTAGAAATCTTTTGATTGCAACGCCATCGGGAATGCAAATTCCGCTTTACCAAGTGGCTAGTGTCGAAGAAGTTGAAGGCCCAAATCAGATTCAGCGTGAAAATGCTAAAAGAAGAATCATCGTTGGATTTAATGTTCGCGGAAGAGATGTTCAATCTATTGTAGAAGAATTGCGACAAAAAGTAAATCAGCAAATCAAATTTGATCCTGGTTATTATATTACTTATGGAGGAGCTTTTGAAAACCTTCAGCAAGCAAAAGCAAGATTAGGCGTTGCTGTTCCTGCGGCTTTATTAATGATTTTTGCCTTATTATATTTTGCTTTTAGATCATTTAAAGAAGGAATTATCATTTTTACGGCAATTCCATTATCAGCCATCGGCGGTGTATTTGCATTGGTAATGCGCGACATGCCTTTTAGTATTTCTGCCGGAGTTGGATTTATTGCGCTGTTCGGAGTCGCCGTTTTAAACGGAATTGTTTTAATATCCGAATTCAACCGAATTCAGAAACAAGGAGAAATTACAGATCCTTTCCAAATTATTTTATTAGGAACTAAAAACAGGTTGCGTCCAGTTTTAATGACAGCAGCTGTTGCTTCTCTCGGATTTCTTCCGATGGCATTGAGTAACGGAGCAGGAGCAGAAGTGCGGCGTCCATTAGCAACTGTAGTGATCGGCGGATTGGTAACCGCAACACTTTTAACGCTTTTTGTACTTCCTGCCATTTATTTAATGACGTATCACGCTAAAGTTTTCACTAAAAAAAGAAAAAGCATATGAATAATCTAACCATTTTATTGAGTATTCTTTTTATTGGTAACATGGCAAAAGCGCAAGAGTTGCCAATTTCGCTTGACGAATCTATTTCTATTGCGATTCAAAATAATCGAATAGTTAAATCGGCTAAATTAAACGAGCAGTCTAAAAGTTATTTGCAGAAAACGGCTTATAATATTCCGCAAACGCAAATAGATGCCGATTACGGACAATTTAATAGCTCGCAGAATGATACACGTTTTGGAATTAGCCAGACTTTTGCTTTTCCGACTGTTTATAGCAATCAGAAAAAAGCTTTAAAAGCCGATTTCAATAAAGCAAAAGCAGAAGTGCAATTGACTTCGCAAGAAATAAAAACTCGTGTTAGAAATATTTACTACGATTATTTGTGGCTCAACAGCAAAAAAGAACTTTTAGTTTACGCTGATTCAATCTACAGGATTATGGAGAAAAAATCAGATTTAAGGTTTAAAGCTGGAGAAGCAAATGTTTTAGAAAAAAGCGCTTCACAATCTGCAAGACAATTCTACAGCAATCAATTGGTAATGGTCAACCGTGATATTGAAATTGCTTTGAATTCGTTCAATGCTATTCTTCAAGATAAAGTGGAGCATACTCCAAAAAAGATGAATTTAAAAGCGGTTTTAAATCGTTCGTCTATCGAAAATTTAAAAGCAGAAAATCTTCCAGCAGTTCAGCGTTCACAGTTTGAATCGGAATCGGCTAAGTATAGATGGAAAACGGAAGGCGCTAAATTACTTCCTGAAATTACTTTAGGATATAACAATCTAAGCATTATCGGAAGTCAAACTAATGCTTCAGGTCAAGAAGTTTATTATGGTAGCGGACAAAGATTTAATTATGTTAATGCAGGTCTTTCGATTCCAATATTTTTCACTAGTCAATCAGAACGAAAAAGAGTCGCAAAAGCAGAATACGAAAGCTTTGTTGAACTTTCTGAAGCAACTAAAATCGAAGTGAAAACGAATATTGAAAATGCAGATCGCGAGCTAAAAAAGTTCCAAGAAAGTTTACAATACTATGAAACTGATGGATTAAAAAATGCTCAAACCATTATAGAAGCGTCAAGCAGTCAATTGCAAAATGGAGATATCGATTACTTGCAATGGGTTTTGGTGGTTAATCAAGCTATCACAATCAAAAGTGAATATTTAGACGCGCTTAATGCTTACAATAAAGCAGTTGTTACACTGCAAAATCTTAATAACATTTAAAAATGAAAAAATATATTGCGAGCGTTCATAGGCGCTATATTTCTTATTTCTTGTGGAAATAAGAAAAATGAAGAAACCAAAAGTGCTGAAACTAAAAGCATTGATATTATTAAATTAAGTCCTGAACAAGTTAAAAATGCAGGATTAGAAAGCGGTAATCCAACGGTGAAGAATGTAAAAGAGATTTTACAGCTTCAAGGTACAGTAACAGTTCCGCCAAAAAGCGTAATAAGTATTAGTATTCCGTTGGGAGGTTATGTAAAAAGCACTAATCTTATTGCCGGAATGAACGTTCAGAAAGGTCAGGTTTTGGCTGTTTTAGAAGATATGCAGTTTATAGAATTGCAACAAAATTATCTAATGGCGAAAGAGAAATTCGAATTGGCCCAAAACGAACACAAAAGGCAAAAAGAGTTAAATGCAAATAAAGCGGCGAGTGATAAAGTTTTAGAACAGATTACAACTGAAATGAGAACGCAACGCATTACAATGTCTTCTTTAGAGCAAAAATTAAATCTATTAGGAATTAATGCTAAAACGCTGAATGTTGGAAATATTAGCAAAACGATTCGAGTTGTTTCTCCAATTAATGGTCTGGTTTCTAAAGTAAATGTCAACATTGGAAAATATGTAAATCCGACAGATATGCTTTTTGAATTAATTGATAAAAAAGATATTGTTCTAACTTTAAACGCGTTCGAAAAAGACGTGACTTCGCTTTCAATTGGTCAGACTGTAATGGCTTATACCAATGCTTCTGATGCTAAAAAGTATGCGGCTAAAATCGCTTTTATCAATCAAAGCTTAAATGGAGATCGAGCGACAGAAATTATCTGTAATGTAAACGCTTATAATCCTGCACTTTTACCTGGTTTGTTTGTAAACGCCGAAGTTGAAATTGAAAATAAGAAAGCGTTAACTGTTCCAGAAGATGCAGTAGTACGTTGGCAAGGAAAATTTTATGTGTTTACAGCTATTGGAAATAACCAGTTTCAAATGAATGAAGTTAAATCTGGAGTCAAAAATGAGGGCTTTACTCAAATTACTTCTGATGCGATTTCTGACTCTTCAAAAGTGGTTGTCAAAAATGCATATACTTTATTGATGTCTGCCATGAATAATGACGAACAATAATGTTTATTTTCTGATTACAATTTAGAGTTAAACAAGAAAACCCAGTAAATTTAGTTTTACTGGGTTTTCAATTTTAACCGCAATATTATTCCAATTTCATTCCGCAAGAATAGCTTATTGATAAAATTAGAATTTGAACGTTTGATTGTTTGACTATATTTTTTTCGATAAAAAGCAGGTGTTCCTACAGGACACATTTCACAACAATATCATGATTTTTCACCGACCAAATATTCCTAACAGAATGTAATTTATTACTTTAGATAAAATGATTCAAATAGTTTTAAATTAATTATTCATAACTCGCAATTCACAATTCACAATTTAATCCTTAACCCCTTTTATCCAATCTTTAAATCGGTTTACCTGTTCTGAAATAAAAGATTCATGTTCTTCTTTATCTTCTTCAATTGGCGGCAAAACATGCTCAAAGTAAGTTCCTCTTAAAACTTTATGCAGAATACTTTCGCCTAAAAATGCTTTTCCGTCATTGAGCGTTCTTACTGCTTTTAGCAAATGACGAATATCATACTGAAGCGGATTAATATCGGGAACCTGTTTGTTTAAATTCAATAACTTATAAACCGCAATTCTAGCCGTTCTAATCGAACTTTCCATTGTGAAAACTACATCATTATTTGTTTCAACAAATTGTCCAATTAAACCAAGATTTTTGCGACCTTCAGGTACAACTCTAGGACGATCGCCTTTTGCTCGAGGCATAAACATAGAAGTAATGTAGGGCATAAAAGCACTTCGTAAAATTGTATTTTCAATTACATTGTCAAGTTTGTCGATTATTCCGAGATGAAAGCTTAATTCGGCTAAAATTTCGTCTCCTGTACATTCGGGCATTACTTTCTTAATATAATTTCCTGGTTTGTCCATAAACAATGAATAAACCCAAATTACCAAAATATCATCTGGCTGATCTGGAAAGTGGGGCTGTCTGTTACAAGTAAAACTCATTAGCCAATTAGAATCGGTAATCGTGATAATTCCGCCAGTCACTGTTTTTCCTGAGTATGGATCGTTTACCGAGTATTCTTTTAGTTTCTCTACAAAAGCAGAAGGTCGGCAAGTTAAAGTAACAGATTCCCAAGATGATTTTTCGATATTACTGCAGAACTTTTCAGGCTTGCCAAAAATAGGAGATTTTGTCGCAAGATTTTTCCACAACATCCATCCTGGACTTTTACCGCTTGTGGAGTTGTCGATACCAATAATTGGCGCTGTTTTATTGTCTCCATAAAAAGTATCTTCGGTCATAGAACCTGTTGTTACAATAACAAAATCATCCTTTCCGATAGGAGATCTTGATTCTTTTCCTTCATGCTCAGTAATAATTCCTTCAACAATTTTACCTTCAGTATTACTTTGAATAATTAGATCTTTTATAAGCGTATGAAATTTAATATTTACGCCTTTTTCTTCAAGAAATTTTCGAAGCGGAGTAATAAAAGTATCGTATTGATTGTATTTCGGAAAGACTAATGAAGAGAGATCATTTAGTCCGTCAATGGCGTGGAGAAAACGATGCATATAAAGTTTAAGTTCTAATAAACTATGCCAGTTTTCAAAAGCAAACATAGTTCTCCAAAATGTCCAAAAATTGCTTTCTAGAAACGTTGCGCTAAAATAATCTTCAATAGTAAGATCATCTAATTCGTCTTTTCTTTTAAGAAGTAATTTTACAATAGCAAGCTGATCTTTTTTGTTTAAACCAAATTTGCTAAAGTCTTTAATTTCGCCATTTTTATGAATTAAACGCGCTTTAGAATAATTAGAATCATTGTCATTGATTAATCGATATTCATCTAAAACGGTATATGGAGGCGGCATTTCTAGAGCGGGAATATCTTGGAAAATATCCCAAAGATTTTCATAAGTCATATCCATTTCGCGTCCTCCACGAATAATATATCCATCTTTCGGATTTCCTGCGCCGTCCAAAGAACCGCCGTCAATATGAAGTTGTTCTAAAAAAGTGATGTTTTTTGCTGGAATTCGGCCATCTCTTATAAAATAATAGGCCGCGGCCATTCCTGCAATTCCGCTTCCTACAATATAGATTTTACTGTTTTCGTGCGATTTGAGTGGAATTCCAATATTACGTTGGTAATTTCCAATTTGATCTGAAAACGGCATTGATTTTTCTGGGGTGTTTAATTGGGTTTCTGTACTCGAATCTGGTTCATGATTTACATTTCCGTAGGTCGTAGAATTGTTTAGAACTTTTTCAAATTTTGACGTAATATTCTTCATTTTCAAAGCTTTATAAGTTAATTCAACTAATGTAAGCTTAAAATTTGAAAGATAATTCTTTTATTTTTGTGAATAAATACGTATAATGTATTGATTGTTAAGAGGATGTGTTTTTAAGTTTGTTTATATGTTACGTTATTCTTTTTTAATTTGAACGACATCATTTCCTGCAATTGCGTAAACGGTATCTTCAGAATTGGGTTTTAGAAAATATTTTCCAGTAAATTCTCCAAAAGCGGGAAGAATCATTTGATTGGGTTTGCAAAAGAAACAACGAAGCTTTAAGGTCTGCAAACCCAAGCCACGCAAGACAATCCCGGATGAATATGTCCTGAAAAATTAAACAGATTTTCTTTTTCTGTAGGATGATGCGTGAAAAAAATGATTCAATTCTAAAAGTTCGGTAACGATCACACCAATTTTTTTATAATGAATTTCATCAATAATGTCATGGTTTCCAGTAATTAAATAAGTTTCTTGATCATGAATGGAAAGCCATTCTTCAAATAAATTCCATTCTGCATTTTTGACGCTGTGAAATAAATCGCCCAAGAAAATAATTTTTTCAGGCAGAAAATAATCCAAAACGGCTGTGATTTTTCTAAAATTTTCAGAAATGGCATTTTGCGGTATTGCGATTCCGTGTTTTCTAAAATGCGTAACTTTTCCTAAATGAACATCAGAAATGATAATTATTTTTTTAGATTCCCAAAAAACAGCTCCGCTTGGGTGAAGTATAAAGGTTTCATTTTGTATTTGAATTTTCATAAGTCGTTATTTCATATATGAAGCAGTCATTTTCTGAATTCTTTCAGCCAAAGTTTCGCTTGATAATTTTTCTCGTAAGCGATCGGTAATAATTGGAAAACTAAAAGGAGTTGGCTTTAAGCATTGTTTCCAAATGATTTTCTGATTGGCAATTCTTTCCAAAGCCATTATCAAACGTCCTTCTTCTAATTGATGTTCAAATGTTTCGCGATAGGCTTGATGCAGTAATAAATTATCAGGTTCAAAATCTCTAAAAACTTCAAATAACAATTGAGAACCACTTTGCAAATGTTTTGTTTTAACCATTTTTCCAGGAAAACCAGTAAAGACTAATCCTGAAATTACAGCAATGTCTCTAAATTTTCTTCGAGCCATTTCGGTTGAATTTAAGCTTTTCTGCAAATCATGATGCACATATTCTGTTGAAAAGAGATTATTGTCTAAAACGGCTTCAATATCAATTTCCTGATCTGAAAGCAATTCAAAACCATAATCATTATAAGCCAAAGAAAAGGTGATTGATTGTAATAAACTAATTCTAAAAGCCAATAAACTAGCCAAAGCTTCATGAACAAAGCGACCTTCAAAAGGATAAAAAATAGCATGAAATCCTTCTCGAGTTTTAAATGTTTCAATTAAAAATTCATCTGAACTCGGCACAATAGATTCTTTTCGCTGTCTTTGAAATAAAGGCTGTAAAGCTCTTAATTCAGGAGAAAGATTATCAGTATTGGCGCGATATAATTCTTTTCGAAGCAATTCGCTCATTTGAGAAGAAAGAGCCAAACGCCCACCCATCCAGCTCGCTATTTTAGATTCTTTCTTGGGATTCGCTTTTTTAACCAAAACCTGCATATTTCTAATTTTGAATAACTCCAATTTTTTTCCTCCGAAAATAAAAGTATCACCAGGTTTTAGCTTCGAAATAAACCATTCTTCAATTGTACCAATATAGCCACCGCTGATATATTTTACATTCATAACAGCATCACCAACGATTGTTCCAATCTGCATTCTGTGATGCATAGCAATCATTCGGCTGTTTATTTTATAACAGCCATTTTCATCAATTTCTACTTTTTTAAATTCGTCGTAGGCATGAAGACTCTGACTGCCTTGTGTAATAAAATTTGAAATCCAATTCCAGTTTTCTGATGAAATGGTTTGATAACTAAAAGTGCCTTGAATTTCTTTAAAAATTTCGTTGGGATAAAATCCATCAGAAACAGCTAAAGTATTGAGATATTGAACCAAAACATCCCAACTGTTTAAATACGGAACCCGATCTTCAATAACACTGTTTTCAACCGCTTTTTTTAATGCAGAAGCTTCAATAAGTTCAATAGCGTGAGTGGCTAGAAAATAAATAACACTTTCTTTTCCAGGTTGATGACCGCTTCGCCCGGCGCGTTGCATAAAACGGGCGACACCTTTTGGTCCACCAACCTGAATAATCGATTCGACTGGAGCAAAGTCAACTCCCAAATCTAAACTCGAAGTGCAGACTACTACTTTTAATTCTTCATTCCGAATTGCATTTTCTACCCAAATTCTCGTTTCTCTGTCGATACTTCCGTGATGCATTGCCATTTCTCCAGCAAATTCAGGATATTTTTCTAATAATCTTTGATACCAGATTTCGCATGCTGAGCGAACATTCGTAAAAATTAAAGTAGTTTTACTGGCTTTGATAATTTTAGTCGCTTCATCAATCAAATGTAACCCCATGTGTCCGCGCCACGGATACGTATCCATTTTCTCTGGAATGATAGAAACGACTTTTATTTTCTTATGAATTACGGCTTTGATTAAAATAGAATTGTTAAAAGCTTCAGAGTCAACTCCGAGTAAAACTTCTTGCGCTTGCTGAAGATTGCCAATTGTAGCTGAAATTCCCCAGATACGTAATTTTTTGGTAATCGTTTTTAATCGGGATAATGCCAATTCTATCTGAACGCCACGTTTGGTTCCTAGTAATTCATGCCATTCATCAATGACAATAGAACTGCAGTTTTTAAATGTATTGGCATAACCTTTTGTTGCCAAAAGCAATTGTAAGCTTTCTGGAGTTGTAATCAATAAATCGGGCATTTTGCCTTTTTGCTTGGCTCTTTCTGCCGAAGAAGTATCTCCAGAACGAATACCGACCGTCATAGGAACGTCTAGATCGTTTAAAACTCGTTCTGCTTGCTTGTTTGATTTCTATAGATAAAGAACGAAGCGGTGTGATCCAAATCGCTTTTAAACCTGGATGGTGTTTAGTTTTATAATTCGGATTTTCTTT
It encodes:
- a CDS encoding oleate hydratase, with the protein product MKNITSKFEKVLNNSTTYGNVNHEPDSSTETQLNTPEKSMPFSDQIGNYQRNIGIPLKSHENSKIYIVGSGIAGMAAAYYFIRDGRIPAKNITFLEQLHIDGGSLDGAGNPKDGYIIRGGREMDMTYENLWDIFQDIPALEMPPPYTVLDEYRLINDNDSNYSKARLIHKNGEIKDFSKFGLNKKDQLAIVKLLLKRKDELDDLTIEDYFSATFLESNFWTFWRTMFAFENWHSLLELKLYMHRFLHAIDGLNDLSSLVFPKYNQYDTFITPLRKFLEEKGVNIKFHTLIKDLIIQSNTEGKIVEGIITEHEGKESRSPIGKDDFVIVTTGSMTEDTFYGDNKTAPIIGIDNSTSGKSPGWMLWKNLATKSPIFGKPEKFCSNIEKSSWESVTLTCRPSAFVEKLKEYSVNDPYSGKTVTGGIITITDSNWLMSFTCNRQPHFPDQPDDILVIWVYSLFMDKPGNYIKKVMPECTGDEILAELSFHLGIIDKLDNVIENTILRSAFMPYITSMFMPRAKGDRPRVVPEGRKNLGLIGQFVETNNDVVFTMESSIRTARIAVYKLLNLNKQVPDINPLQYDIRHLLKAVRTLNDGKAFLGESILHKVLRGTYFEHVLPPIEEDKEEHESFISEQVNRFKDWIKGVKD
- a CDS encoding metallophosphoesterase — translated: MKIQIQNETFILHPSGAVFWESKKIIIISDVHLGKVTHFRKHGIAIPQNAISENFRKITAVLDYFLPEKIIFLGDLFHSVKNAEWNLFEEWLSIHDQETYLITGNHDIIDEIHYKKIGVIVTELLELNHFFHASSYRKRKSV
- a CDS encoding efflux RND transporter periplasmic adaptor subunit, whose translation is MRAFIGAIFLISCGNKKNEETKSAETKSIDIIKLSPEQVKNAGLESGNPTVKNVKEILQLQGTVTVPPKSVISISIPLGGYVKSTNLIAGMNVQKGQVLAVLEDMQFIELQQNYLMAKEKFELAQNEHKRQKELNANKAASDKVLEQITTEMRTQRITMSSLEQKLNLLGINAKTLNVGNISKTIRVVSPINGLVSKVNVNIGKYVNPTDMLFELIDKKDIVLTLNAFEKDVTSLSIGQTVMAYTNASDAKKYAAKIAFINQSLNGDRATEIICNVNAYNPALLPGLFVNAEVEIENKKALTVPEDAVVRWQGKFYVFTAIGNNQFQMNEVKSGVKNEGFTQITSDAISDSSKVVVKNAYTLLMSAMNNDEQ